The Hyphomicrobium sp. MC1 genome window below encodes:
- a CDS encoding enoyl-CoA hydratase/isomerase family protein, whose amino-acid sequence MEVNSISEIYAKYQDITIEKNDRLLSLTLNRPAKLNATDARMHRELSQIFTDAGSDSTIDVIVLTGAGRAFCAGGDVQWMEDLITYPERWYQTVTEAKRIVFSLLDCEKPIIAKLNGSAVGLGATIALFCDVVFASEKAKIGDPHVSVGFVAGDGGSAIWPQLVGYARAKEFLMTGNLLSAERAERIGLINYCVPHEELDDSVDAFAQQLLRGATKAIQSTKMAVNATLRQIVSANIEASLALEGLSNFSDEHKEGVRAFIEKRNPDFRGQLIGSR is encoded by the coding sequence ATGGAGGTAAATTCGATTTCAGAAATTTACGCAAAATATCAAGACATCACGATCGAAAAGAACGACCGCCTTCTATCCCTGACATTGAATCGGCCCGCGAAGCTCAATGCCACCGATGCGCGGATGCATCGCGAATTATCGCAGATCTTTACCGATGCCGGCTCGGACAGCACGATCGACGTCATCGTTCTGACTGGTGCGGGACGCGCATTTTGCGCCGGCGGCGACGTTCAATGGATGGAAGACCTAATCACCTATCCCGAGCGATGGTATCAGACGGTAACGGAAGCAAAGCGGATCGTCTTCAGCCTTCTCGATTGCGAAAAGCCGATCATTGCCAAGCTCAACGGCAGTGCAGTCGGTCTTGGTGCGACCATCGCTTTATTTTGCGATGTCGTTTTTGCATCGGAGAAGGCAAAGATCGGCGATCCGCACGTATCGGTCGGCTTCGTCGCTGGCGATGGCGGATCGGCGATATGGCCGCAACTTGTCGGCTATGCGCGCGCCAAGGAATTTTTGATGACGGGAAACCTGCTCAGCGCCGAGCGGGCCGAGCGCATCGGCCTCATCAATTATTGCGTTCCGCACGAAGAGCTGGACGACAGTGTCGACGCGTTCGCGCAGCAGTTGTTGCGGGGGGCGACGAAGGCGATACAATCGACCAAGATGGCCGTTAATGCGACCCTGAGGCAAATCGTTTCCGCCAACATAGAAGCCTCGCTTGCGCTTGAGGGCTTATCGAACTTTAGCGACGAGCATAAAGAAGGTGTCCGCGCCTTTATTGAGAAAAGAAATCCCGATTTCCGAGGCCAGCTTATAGGCAGTCGTTGA
- a CDS encoding Phenylacetic acid catabolic protein: protein MNAIIEESTTADPNYISDLLAVGDSKHALSAWCFTTVFNGRSVADFATLLALGGTSLGHARVLFQYLVNYGFDYDHLERGRRAEDIHAMAVLDRPPQSWPDLLAAIFAAEAAIKALTTGFLDGSDRQGGLLLKKIHQEQYFHQLYVKGWAEAFEAEEQAEFVSCLGARAALANEWIGPAEQDDSTHVSGLRKTSNKEVHALFNKELNGIYQLLEVAIELPKRKISDAWDRRRRRAGAIPDGLFQHMRVGEQ, encoded by the coding sequence ATGAACGCCATCATCGAAGAAAGCACGACGGCCGATCCTAATTACATCTCCGATCTGCTCGCCGTTGGGGATTCCAAACATGCTCTCTCCGCATGGTGCTTCACGACGGTCTTCAATGGCCGATCGGTGGCCGATTTCGCGACGCTGCTCGCCCTCGGCGGCACGTCCCTCGGCCACGCCCGAGTGCTCTTTCAATATCTCGTCAACTACGGCTTCGACTATGATCATCTGGAGCGCGGGAGACGTGCAGAGGACATCCATGCGATGGCCGTCCTCGATAGACCGCCTCAATCGTGGCCGGATCTCCTTGCTGCCATCTTTGCGGCAGAAGCGGCGATCAAGGCGCTCACGACTGGATTCTTAGATGGAAGCGACCGTCAGGGCGGACTTCTTCTGAAAAAGATCCACCAGGAGCAATATTTTCATCAGCTCTACGTCAAAGGTTGGGCCGAAGCGTTTGAGGCCGAGGAACAGGCTGAATTCGTTAGCTGCCTCGGCGCGCGCGCCGCGCTCGCCAACGAGTGGATAGGCCCCGCTGAGCAAGACGACAGCACGCACGTCTCCGGACTTCGCAAAACATCCAACAAGGAGGTGCATGCGCTCTTCAATAAGGAACTCAATGGGATCTATCAGCTCCTCGAGGTGGCGATAGAATTGCCAAAGCGCAAAATATCAGATGCGTGGGACCGACGGCGCAGACGTGCCGGTGCCATTCCCGATGGTCTCTTCCAACATATGCGCGTTGGCGAACAATGA
- a CDS encoding metal-sulfur cluster assembly factor codes for MVTASDVIFALQGVNDPHVPISIERMGMLHAVDVDQDGQVTIHLSMPCLSCPGVAVLESAIREKVSKLSGVSKVAIDFGWARPWSIDLLASDARATLKEHGILY; via the coding sequence GTGGTAACAGCTTCAGACGTCATCTTCGCGCTTCAAGGCGTCAATGATCCCCATGTGCCGATCAGCATAGAGCGAATGGGGATGCTCCATGCCGTCGACGTGGACCAAGACGGTCAAGTCACGATCCACCTTAGCATGCCGTGCCTCAGTTGTCCTGGCGTTGCGGTTCTGGAATCTGCGATCCGGGAAAAGGTGTCCAAGCTATCGGGTGTATCCAAGGTCGCAATAGATTTTGGTTGGGCCCGGCCCTGGAGCATCGACCTCTTAGCAAGCGATGCGCGAGCGACGTTGAAAGAGCATGGAATTCTCTACTAA
- a CDS encoding Phenylacetic acid catabolic protein: protein MLDLVPGSEEDGHSERSELALQVRLRAGEIVEHLDFMTPRYRDVLLQTIMIAADLEIMTLPAYYGALVNAPSFNDRIAVASAIQDEMGHAQVMYSLLEDFGVDTHDYLFIRDPQKFRSFQLIEQDIDDYIKCVTMMMLGDRAGRVTTMDLEEHCSYGPYARSLRKVNFEERFHVLHGEHWVKHFWNHSAETRKRVQDAVDAYFPMAAAWFGVPDHMKKRTDQILYRIRGLSNDELRQKWLAEVVPFCTSVGIKVPAHFDTDKSSYVLDYQEPILFDYETGKWDFTQVTWDEKFRQWKKGGPIKQPGLQRLQNESWGDALW, encoded by the coding sequence ATGCTCGATCTTGTGCCAGGCTCCGAAGAAGATGGACATTCCGAACGCAGCGAGTTGGCGCTGCAGGTGCGTCTGCGCGCCGGCGAAATCGTCGAGCACTTGGACTTCATGACGCCGCGATACCGAGACGTTCTCCTCCAGACGATCATGATTGCAGCCGACCTCGAAATTATGACCTTGCCAGCTTACTACGGCGCATTGGTCAATGCCCCGTCCTTCAACGATAGAATTGCGGTGGCGTCAGCCATCCAGGACGAAATGGGACATGCCCAAGTGATGTACAGTCTGCTTGAGGACTTCGGCGTTGACACGCACGACTATCTCTTTATCCGCGATCCTCAGAAGTTCCGCTCGTTCCAATTGATCGAGCAAGATATCGACGACTACATCAAATGCGTCACGATGATGATGCTGGGTGATCGAGCGGGTCGCGTAACGACCATGGACCTCGAAGAGCACTGCTCCTATGGGCCTTATGCGCGCTCGCTCAGGAAAGTCAATTTCGAGGAACGATTCCACGTCCTCCACGGCGAACATTGGGTCAAGCACTTCTGGAATCATTCCGCCGAAACGCGCAAACGGGTCCAAGACGCCGTCGATGCCTACTTTCCGATGGCGGCAGCGTGGTTTGGCGTTCCCGACCATATGAAGAAGAGAACCGATCAAATTCTCTATAGAATCCGCGGTCTCAGCAATGACGAGCTTCGGCAGAAGTGGCTGGCTGAGGTGGTTCCTTTCTGCACATCCGTTGGGATCAAGGTTCCTGCGCATTTCGACACCGACAAATCCTCCTACGTCTTGGATTATCAAGAGCCGATCCTGTTCGACTACGAGACGGGAAAATGGGATTTCACGCAGGTCACTTGGGATGAGAAGTTCCGGCAGTGGAAAAAAGGCGGCCCGATCAAGCAGCCGGGCCTCCAAAGACTCCAGAACGAGTCTTGGGGAGATGCGCTGTGGTAA
- a CDS encoding TetR/AcrR family transcriptional regulator, with the protein MKAVLSKREAKREMTREAILDAAEKLFLSHGFLGARVDDISAMTPYTKGAIYFYFKDKEDVLLAVMTRVRTVVLEPLLGALTLDGAGPSEALDRYLLCKAHIAAEEPGKLLMTILLSIELNGTNTRSARYVSGGYVLLLKGLEAVIRRGQISGLFRTDLRAKELASLVLALEDGAMLEQIRQKRKIDGAELFRTLRAVLWAGLENGRKPNSSVVKLGVTRGSGRRAK; encoded by the coding sequence ATGAAAGCAGTTCTTTCCAAGCGCGAAGCGAAGCGGGAAATGACCCGCGAGGCCATTCTCGATGCCGCCGAAAAACTATTTCTTTCGCACGGCTTTCTTGGCGCGCGCGTCGACGACATATCGGCAATGACGCCCTATACCAAGGGCGCGATCTATTTTTACTTCAAAGACAAAGAAGACGTGCTGTTGGCCGTCATGACACGCGTGCGTACCGTCGTTCTCGAACCCTTGCTCGGCGCGTTGACTCTCGACGGAGCTGGTCCATCAGAAGCCCTCGACCGCTATCTTCTATGCAAGGCTCATATCGCCGCCGAGGAACCCGGCAAGCTCCTAATGACGATCCTGCTGTCGATTGAGCTCAACGGCACCAACACCCGCTCGGCTCGTTATGTCAGCGGCGGCTATGTCTTGCTCCTTAAAGGTCTCGAGGCGGTTATCCGTAGAGGACAGATCTCGGGGCTTTTCCGCACCGACCTACGCGCCAAAGAGCTCGCAAGTCTCGTTTTGGCTCTCGAAGACGGCGCAATGCTCGAACAGATTCGTCAAAAGCGAAAAATCGACGGTGCCGAACTCTTTCGAACGCTGCGTGCCGTTCTCTGGGCGGGTCTAGAGAACGGACGAAAGCCAAATTCGTCGGTCGTGAAGCTCGGCGTCACGCGTGGCAGTGGCCGGCGCGCCAAATAG
- a CDS encoding alpha/beta fold hydrolase, which translates to MSFEIADIDGAKVEYRLEPPHHPGFPTIVFLHEGLGSAALWKDFPKELAEQTGCGILVYSRAGYGRSQAVSLPRPVDYMQKEGLEFLPSVLEHFGLRDVILFGHSDGATIALVACAGPAAKYVKGAVIEAPHVVIEPITVSGIAKLADEFRKGPLKARLERHHGTNTDCAFWGFAGTWLNLENARSWTIVPLLQSINQPLLVIQGDRDAFGTAYQVHTIAKSVSGVCAVQMLAGCGHAPHVEARANVLDETSRFIAHLTADRAVA; encoded by the coding sequence ATGAGTTTTGAAATTGCGGATATCGACGGGGCGAAAGTAGAGTATCGATTGGAGCCGCCACACCATCCAGGGTTCCCCACGATTGTGTTTCTTCACGAAGGTTTGGGCAGCGCGGCGTTGTGGAAAGATTTTCCAAAAGAGCTCGCTGAGCAAACGGGATGCGGAATTCTCGTTTATAGCCGTGCCGGATATGGTCGATCGCAAGCGGTTTCGTTGCCTCGACCTGTTGATTACATGCAAAAGGAGGGACTTGAATTTCTTCCGTCCGTCCTCGAACATTTTGGTCTCCGCGACGTAATCCTGTTTGGCCACAGCGATGGCGCAACGATCGCACTTGTCGCTTGCGCCGGTCCCGCTGCTAAATATGTCAAAGGCGCGGTGATCGAAGCGCCCCACGTCGTCATCGAACCAATCACTGTCAGCGGCATTGCAAAGCTCGCCGATGAATTTCGAAAAGGGCCCCTCAAGGCGCGTCTGGAGCGCCATCACGGGACCAACACCGACTGTGCATTCTGGGGCTTCGCGGGAACATGGCTTAATCTCGAGAATGCCAGGTCCTGGACGATCGTGCCTCTGCTGCAAAGCATCAATCAGCCGCTCCTCGTCATCCAGGGAGATCGTGACGCCTTTGGCACGGCCTATCAAGTACACACCATTGCGAAATCGGTTTCTGGCGTCTGTGCGGTTCAAATGCTTGCCGGCTGCGGACATGCTCCTCATGTCGAAGCTCGGGCGAACGTTCTTGACGAGACCTCGCGCTTCATCGCCCATCTCACGGCCGACCGAGCCGTCGCCTGA